Proteins encoded within one genomic window of Mya arenaria isolate MELC-2E11 chromosome 13, ASM2691426v1:
- the LOC128214230 gene encoding uncharacterized protein LOC128214230: protein MGTNYSIKDAAEHQPHSQFLSFNTSASLVSPLWVTNSVYGLTGAMLAAVAAALTYECLREYLLHPQRLSRLQYSGSECFGAPTISCGEKLGQTIIYTMRVSFAYFLMLCVMTMNIWLLVAVFVGSTVGYLVGKPLMANGIHDAISSHGYESVSLQISSGGRKNSKRTERSLSWRYQPINVRKINSSKRGSDSVFEEELNSGKRIQTSSKIYKRDIKPSQEMAGVANDNDPNNVWLRKDSENLDSLDSNSGTADLQSSASIDNQFDSIRSSSRFRSTSKIINSSLTSQRSTSNVSRQSSSSTIRIVQASPELQRGRTHAEDAHVQRSASSASYGRFKPTSRQIRKQVSLNEPQTYHPHVYGRETDRV from the exons ATGGGGACCAACTACAGCATCAAGGACGCCGCTGAGCACCAACCGCATTCTCAG TTTTTGTCATTCAACACTTCCGCAAGTTTGGTGTCACCGCTATGGGTAACAAACTCCGTCTACG GCCTGACGGGTGCGATGTTGGCGGCGGTGGCGGCGGCCCTCACGTATGAGTGTTTGCGCGAGTACCTGCTCCACCCCCAGCGGCTGTCTCGCTTGCAGTACTCAGG CTCGGAGTGCTTCGGCGCCCCGACGATTTCCTGCGGGGAGAAACTTGGCCAGACCATTATTTACACGATGCGCGTCTCGTTCGCCTATTTCCTCATGTTGTGCGTGATGACCATGAATATTTGGCTTCTTGTCGCCGTCTTCGTCGGCTCTACCGTCGGATATCTCGTCGGCAAACCGTTGATGGCAAACGGAATTCACGACGCCATATCCTCCCATGGTTATGAGAGCGTCAGTCTACAGATCTCGAGTGGTGGACGGAAAAACAGCAAACGGACGGAGCGGTCACTTTCGTGGCGATATCAGCCAATCAACGTCCGTAAAATTAATTCTAGCAAGCGAGGGTCGGATTCTGTGTTTGAAGAAGAGCTAAATAGTGGTAAAAGAATACAAACTAGTTCTAAAATTTACAAACGTGACATTAAGCCGAGTCAAGAAATGGCTGGCGTCGCAAACGACAATGATCCCAATAATGTTTGGCTACGAAAGGATTCGGAAAACCTTGACAGTTTGGATTCTAATTCAGGGACAGCCGACTTACAATCAAGCGCAAGTATCGATAATCAATTTGACAGTATCCGCTCATCCAGTAGATTTCGTTCAAccagtaaaattataaacagttCATTAACTTCACAACGCAGTACTAGTAATGTTTCGCGCCAAAGTTCATCAAGTACAATACGTATCGTCCAAGCATCCCCTGAACTTCAACGTGGCCGGACGCACGCAGAAGACGCGCACGTGCAAAGGAGTGCGTCATCGGCGTCATATGGACGATTTAAACCTACCAGCCGACAAATACGAAAACAAGTGTCGTTAAATGAACCACAGACGTACCATCCACATGTATACGGCCGAGAAACTGACAGAGTGTAA